The following are from one region of the Amycolatopsis sp. QT-25 genome:
- the gatC gene encoding Asp-tRNA(Asn)/Glu-tRNA(Gln) amidotransferase subunit GatC: MPNISRDEVAHLAKLARLAVTEEELDVFAGQLDQILDSVAKVSEVAGEDVPPTSHAVPLTNVFREDTVRPGLTQQQALAGAPASEEGRFRVPRILGEEQ; encoded by the coding sequence GTGCCCAACATTTCCCGCGACGAGGTCGCGCACCTCGCCAAGCTGGCCAGGCTTGCCGTCACCGAAGAGGAGCTGGACGTCTTCGCAGGCCAGCTCGACCAGATCCTGGACTCGGTGGCCAAGGTGAGCGAGGTCGCAGGCGAGGACGTCCCGCCCACGTCGCACGCCGTGCCGCTGACCAACGTGTTCCGTGAGGACACCGTCCGACCGGGGCTGACCCAGCAGCAGGCGCTGGCCGGTGCGCCCGCCAGCGAAGAGGGTCGTTTCCGGGTGCCGCGGATTCTGGGAGAAGAACAGTGA